GCGGACCGGGACGTTGCCGCGAACAGCAGCTTCATCGGTTCCCCGGTCACCTTCATGACCCGCTCGGTCAAGCAGGACGCGGACGCGGCCCTGGTCGGCGCGGGCCTGGACGTGCTGGTCAAGACCGGCCAGAGCTGGGATCTCGGACTTAAGCTCGGCTACGGCGCTGAAATCCGGCAGAACAGTAACGACCAGACGGTATTCGTCGGCTTTGAGGTGAAGTTTTAGCAGCACGGCTGGATTTGGGGAGCTTCCATCTCCCCAAATCCACCCAAAAGAGAGGCGTCATGAAGGGAAACAGCACTCAACGCGCCATGCCGGCCATCATCTCGCTTTTTGCGATGCTATGGATCATGTTCATGGCGATGCCGGCGTTCGCGGCACAGGAAGGCATACGGTTCGAGAAACGCCGGATAACCGACCCGCAATTCGGCGGCGCGGTGGCCGCCACGGTGAACGTGCCGCAGGGGTGGATTCTCGAAGGCAAGGCTGACTGGAATTTCCAGAACGTCTTTAAGCCGGCATATGTCGGCTACGTCGTCAAATCTCCGGCGGACGACGCCTGGTTCACCTTTAGCGGGCCGTATGTGGCCGCGTGCTATTTCAGCCAATCGCCGAACTCCGGAAATGAAGCGCAGCAGCAGGGCCGCCTGCTTGTGCCGCCCATGAAACCGGAAGACCTGATCAAAATGACGTTGGAAAACGACAGGGCCATTTCCGGCGTAAAGATTGTGCGCGTGGACAAACTCGCCGGCAATGCCGCGAACAGGGAAAAACAGCGCCGGGATATTCTCGGCCAGTTGCAAGGCGCGGGAGCCGGGCTTGATTATCAGGTCGATGAAGCGCTCGCGTCTGTGACGTTCACGAAAAACGGCGTCGCCTGGGAGGCGATGTTTTACGCGTCCGCGCGCTATCTCACCGGCAACGGGCCGTACGGGCAATATTGCGCCTGGGATGCCGGGCCGTTCGTCGGGTTTCAGGCGCACGCCGGAAAACTCAAAGACTACGAAAAAATCCTGGCCGCGATCTGCGGCGGTTCCACCTTGGACCCGGTTTGGGTTCAATCCATGGATACCATCGGCAACCAACTCGTGCAGCAGCGGATAGCCTCCGCGCATCAGGCGGCCATGGCGGCCCAGCGGGCCGCGCAGGCGACATACGCGCAGGCGCAAAGAAACCGTTCCGCCATCACCAGCCGGAGCGAATCGAACTCCAGGGTTATGAGCGGCTGGACAGACGCCATAACCGGCACCGACAGGTGGAACGGCGGCGGCGAGAGTCATTCCGCCCCTACAGGATACAACCACGGCTGGCGGGATTCGAGCGGCAATACATATTATACCAACGACTCGACCTTCAACCCGAACCACTCCTCGAACTTCTCCGGCGACTGGTCGCAGATGAAAAAGGCTCCGTGGTAAGGGCTCCGGGCGGAATCCTTTTTGCCCAGGTGCCATAACGCTATGTGGGAGATATGTGTATGACGAGACGAATCTTTCTTCCCCTGCCGGCACTGTGCCTGCTCCTATTGCTTCCGCTTTCTTTGCTCGCGGCCCCGGCAAAAACATCCAGAGCGGCCACCGCTCCGGCTTCACAGCCCGCGCCTGCCACGCCGATCGCGCCGGTCCAGGCGCAACCGGCGCAGGCCGTGCCGCAGCGCATCCAGCCGGAAGCGGCCTTCGCCCTCATGGCCGCCGAAGCGGAAAAGGGCAGCGGCAACGCCATGCTCACCCTGGGCCGCTTTTACGAGCAGGGCGTGGGCGTGGCCCGAAACTATACGAAAGCCATGGAATGGTACGAAAAGGCGGCCAAGGCCGGGCAAGCCGAGGGCTGGTACAACTTGGGCGTCTGCTATGAAATCGGCATGGGCGTGACCGCCGACGCGGGCAAAGCCGTGCAGAGCTACCAGAAGGCCGCCGACATGGGGCTGGCCCTGGCCATGTACAAGCTCTCGTCCGTGTACATTTCCGGTACGGGCGCGGCCAAAGACCCGGCCAAGGGCGTCGGGTATCTGGAAAAGGCCGCCAACGCGGGCATGGCCGTGGCCGCCAACGATCTGGGCGCCATCTACCTCTCCGGCCTGCTGGGGCAGAAGAAAGACGAGAAAAAGGCCCTGGCCATGTTCACCAAAGCGGCGGACCTGGGCAACCTGGAAGCGGTGAAAAACATCGCGGTCATGCACAAGGACGGCGTGGGCACGAAAGCTGACCCGGTCGCGGCCTACACCTGGTATCTGATCGCCCGTCGCGGCGGCTACGCCGGAGAGGATATCGCCCGCATGCTCGGCCTGCTGGAAGGCTCGCTCACCCTCGCCCAGGCGCAGAAAGCGCAGAAGGACGCCGACGCCTGGATTGAAAGCTACGTCAAGCGGCAGGCCGGCGAAAAATAAGCGGCGGGCGGACAAAACCGCCGGCCGCGCAATGAGGACCTGTCGGGGCGGATGACCCTCGGACCCGGCCACGGCATCCGTGCCGTCCGCCACCCGTTGGATATCGGTTTCGGCAGCCTCCCCCGGCTCCGTCCTCACCGGCGGGGCCGGGGCCTGATCATAATGTTTATTGTGTATGCGGCCATGCATGGGTGTTACACGAGCATCCGCGGCGCCCCGGGCCATCCCGGTATATAATTTAAAAAAGTAGTACAGGAGTAGTACAAAATCCATTCAAACAGAAAAAGGACTTACAGCGATTACTGTAAGTCCTTAAAATCTCTGGTGGAGGTGGACAGAATTGAACTGACGGCCTCTTGAATGCCATAAATATGACCTCCACCAGCGACATTGCCCTGCTTTGAAAAGCCTTGCTGCTCCGTATATAGCGGTGCCTTTTTGAGCTTTCGGGTAACTTTTCGTATACCCTGAATAGCAAGTTTCACCTGTCAGCCTTGGACTGTCAAGGTTTCGCACTGTAGTACCGTCAACTCCGAACCCGCTGTACTCCCGTCTATTTACATTTCTAAACTGGCTTTGGTATTCTGAAAGATTTACCTACTCACACTTCATTTTGCAGGATTTCAATTACCTCTGAATCAGATATGCCAAGGTAGCGCATGGTGACAGTCGGAGAGCCGTGGTTAAATCGCTTACAGAGCACTTCAAAG
The DNA window shown above is from uncultured delta proteobacterium and carries:
- a CDS encoding exported hypothetical protein (Evidence 5 : No homology to any previously reported sequences), encoding MKGNSTQRAMPAIISLFAMLWIMFMAMPAFAAQEGIRFEKRRITDPQFGGAVAATVNVPQGWILEGKADWNFQNVFKPAYVGYVVKSPADDAWFTFSGPYVAACYFSQSPNSGNEAQQQGRLLVPPMKPEDLIKMTLENDRAISGVKIVRVDKLAGNAANREKQRRDILGQLQGAGAGLDYQVDEALASVTFTKNGVAWEAMFYASARYLTGNGPYGQYCAWDAGPFVGFQAHAGKLKDYEKILAAICGGSTLDPVWVQSMDTIGNQLVQQRIASAHQAAMAAQRAAQATYAQAQRNRSAITSRSESNSRVMSGWTDAITGTDRWNGGGESHSAPTGYNHGWRDSSGNTYYTNDSTFNPNHSSNFSGDWSQMKKAPW
- a CDS encoding putative Beta-lactamase (Evidence 3 : Function proposed based on presence of conserved amino acid motif, structural feature or limited homology; Product type pe : putative enzyme); this translates as MTRRIFLPLPALCLLLLLPLSLLAAPAKTSRAATAPASQPAPATPIAPVQAQPAQAVPQRIQPEAAFALMAAEAEKGSGNAMLTLGRFYEQGVGVARNYTKAMEWYEKAAKAGQAEGWYNLGVCYEIGMGVTADAGKAVQSYQKAADMGLALAMYKLSSVYISGTGAAKDPAKGVGYLEKAANAGMAVAANDLGAIYLSGLLGQKKDEKKALAMFTKAADLGNLEAVKNIAVMHKDGVGTKADPVAAYTWYLIARRGGYAGEDIARMLGLLEGSLTLAQAQKAQKDADAWIESYVKRQAGEK